In a single window of the Acyrthosiphon pisum isolate AL4f chromosome X, pea_aphid_22Mar2018_4r6ur, whole genome shotgun sequence genome:
- the LOC100569367 gene encoding tripartite motif-containing protein 3, whose product MVTVNSNNNSSSTSNSTQLVETVSIDYDDFNDAFLTCATCLCVYDGVERAPKLLPCSHTVCVHCLTRIAAAANNRRTTQDLNNGRGSGSNTIQSQQQQESQTAQQQRQTFRCPICRELIVVPQNGGVTALPPSFLVNQLLDLISTHRRRTLIPTCCGGGVLSSHINQELLYCETCDQVFCSVCTKHETAIGGGTLISSKSPPLVHTIIPVSVAMKRTSEIMLYKANECVSKLNCSRDGVCAELERLDTARNECLSTLDDTFSDLMNIIEVRKQQLQQQIHKACDAKNRILSQQLSAIDTEKTKVMDECGNVNQLLDVQSINQRIQILNDRLQKPTGGIEEPRENAFIALDLDLTAIKNVVNNAIGQMGCVRTTTTCPGNCTLNVAESNGENLLIPRLVDTQVATLTAVDYDGNRRNLGGDPVTIKLIGPLDDTQQEMGPNNLGNQHQYNNTSDDGVRIIDHKNGQYTIRLCLSNCGRYKLLVYVLGRPVACNGNTGHIDFSIIKSIDPICQYSRGPSMQQPVAIAVDHNSARVYVLDTGNCRIRVLDTHLNYICDVQNIEAMRGRSSTGIGLLSDDTLVTVNWRTNTVTQMTLDGETVKSWTHSSMIEPMCVAVDRIYDHVLIGDSSCNIHAFKAATGQHLFTINNKKSNGKSAECVGTFMAIGPHSQIIVISGITTTGCRCLDIYSCKGTYERSITVMTTTDKSTHLYSSLATCNNFILATRRHYNSYVIDLIDMETEKLVNTVDSNGCKLRRPAGMVAFSELQDSVIDDSQQCSSYYLLVTDVAADSVKKYQFF is encoded by the exons ATGGTCACTGTCAAtagcaacaacaacagcagcagcaccAGCAATTCAACACAATTAGTTGAAACAGTGTCAATCGATTATGACGACTTCAATGATGCCTTTTTGACCTGCGCAACTTGTCTGT gcgtaTACGATGGAGTTGAACGTGCACCGAAACTCTTACCGTGCTCACATACAGTGTGTGTTCACTGTTTGACAAGGATTGCAGCAGCTGCTAACAATCGACGCACAACACAAGACTTGAACAATGGCCGAGGCAGTGGTAGTAATACTATACAATCTCAACAACAACAGGAATCTCAGACTGCTCAACAACAGCGGCAAACCTTTAGGTGTCCAATATGCAGGGAACTTATAGTCGTTCCTCAAAATGGTGGGGTCACAGCCCTCCCTCCATCATTTCTAGTCAATCAACTACTCGATTTGATATCTACTCATAGACGACGCACCTTAATACCAACATGTTGTGGGGGTGGTGTATTATCTTCACACATTAATCAG GAATTGCTGTATTGTGAAACATGTGATCAAGTATTTTGCTCGGTTTGTACTAAACACGAGACAGCAATAGGCGGAGGCACCCTTATTTCATCTAAATCTCCACCATTGGTTCATACAATCATACCAGTATCTGTAGCTATGAAACGTACATCtgaaataatgttgtataaAGCTAATGAATGTGTTTCAAAA ttgaaCTGTTCGAGGGATGGAGTATGTGCTGAACTAGAACGTTTAGATACTGCTCGTAATGAATGTTTATCTACTTTGGATGATACATTTAGTGATCTGATGAACATTATAGAAGTCCGTAAACAACAATTGCAACAACAAATACATAAGGCATGTGATgcaaaaaatagaattttgagtCAACAACTCTCAGCTATTGATACTGAAAAAACTAAA GTTATGGATGAATGTGGCAATGTCAATCAATTATTGGACGTACAATCCATTAATCAACggatacaaattttaaatgatcGTTTGCAAAAACCTACAGGCGGTATTGAAGAACCACGTGAAAATGCTTTTATTGCCTTGGATTTGGATCTAAcagcaataaaaaatgttgtaaataatgCTATTGGACAAATGGGTTGTGTACGCACTACAACTACTTGTCCTGGTAATTGTACACTGAATGTGGCTGAATCAAATG GAGAAAATTTGTTGATACCTCGCTTAGTTGATACACAGGTTGCTACTTTAACAGCTGTTGACTATGATGGGAATCGACGCAATTTGGGTGGTGATCcagtaactataaaattaattggacCTTTGGATGACACACAACAAGAAATGGGTCCAAACAATTTAGGGAATCaacaccaatataataataccagtgATGATGGAGTGCGTATTATTGATCATAAAAATGGCCAATACACAATCCGTCTGTGTTTATCTAATTGTGGCag ataTAAACTTCTTGTTTATGTGCTTGGTAGACCTGTAGCATGTAATGGTAATACTGGACATATTGacttttctataataaaaagtattgacCCTATATGCCAATATAGTAGAGGACCTTCAATGCAACAGCCTGTTGCAATTGCTGTAGATCACAATTCCGCTAGG gTGTATGTTTTAGATACTGGAAATTGTCGCATAAGAGTGCTTGATACtcacttaaattatatatgtgaTGTACAAAACATTGAAGCTATGCGAGGTCGTTCTTCAACTGGTATTGGTTTATTGAGTGATGATACATTAGTTACAGTTAATTGGCGTACAAACACAGTGACTCA AATGACTTTAGATGGTGAAACAGTTAAGTCGTGGACACATTCGAGTATGATTGAGCCTATGTGTGTTGCTGTGGACAGAATTTATGACCATGTATTGATAGGGGATTCTTCATGTAACATACATGCATTTAAAGCAGCAACAGGACAACATCTATTTACA ataaataataagaaaagtAATGGGAAATCGGCTGAATGTGTTGGTACTTTTATGGCGATTGGGCCACATTCACAGATAATTGTAATTTCTGGTATAACTACAACTGGATGTCGCTGTTTAGATATATATTCATGCAAAGGCACTTATGAGCGGTCAATTACAGTTATGACAACAACAGATAAAT cCACACATTTATATAGCTCATTGGCtacttgtaataattttatactggCTACTAGACGCCACTATAACTCATACGTAATTGACTTGATTGATATGGAAACTGAAAAATTAGTGAATACTGTTGATTCCAATGGCTGCAAATTGCGTCGTCCAGCTGGCATGGTAGCATTTTCCGAACTTCAAGATTCTGTTATCGATGATAGTCAACAATGCTCatcgtattatttattggtGACTGATGTGGCAGCTGATagcgtaaaaaaatatcaatttttttaa